ACTAAATTGAAACATATTTGGTCAAAGagtaattttttacaaaacttttgtACCCCAGAAATTATtatacaagtacagtcaaacctctacttatgagtacagtcaaacttctacttatgagtacagtcaaacctctacttacgagtacagtcaaacatctacttatgagtacagtcaaaccgctacttatgagtacagtcaaacctctacttattagtacagtcaaacatctacttatgagtacagtcaaacctctatttatgagtacagtcaaacctctatttatgagtacagtcaaacctctacttatgagtacagtcaaacctctatttatgagtacagtcaaacctctacttatgagtacagtcaaagatctacttatgagtacagtcaaaccgcTATTtgtgagtacagtcaaacctctacttatgagtacagtcaaacatctactTATGATTACAGTTAAACATCtatttatgagtacagtcaagcctctacttatgagtatgGCCAAGCCTTTACTtacgagtacagtcaaacctctacttatgagtacagtcaaacatctacttatgagtacagtcaagcctctatTTTTGAGTATGGCCAAGCCTTTACTTACAAATACAGGTAAacatctacttatgagtacagtcaaacatctactTATGAGCATGGCCAAGCCTTTACTTACAAGTACCGTCAAACaactacttatgagtacagtcaaacctctatttatgagtacagtcaaaccttttcTTACAAGTCTTTCAAAATTTACAATGCTGTACAAGGCTGTTAAGATTTGAGCAAATGTTTGCTTTGACTTGAAAAGTAATTTTCAGCAGGTGATGGCTGAGTTTTCTCAAAGCATCGCAGTTCGGCAAGTACAAAGTAACACACCAAATGTATAAAGAAAATGCAACAAAAATATACAAGCAAGTAGGTAACTTTAGCTTTATATGTTGTCAGTTAAagtaagttatggtaagttgagctaaatatttttattacttgctTTACATGATTAGCTTTACTTGCTTTACTTGAAAACTGCTTCTACACTTTAGTTCGCTTCTAAACTTTGATGTAtttttgaataatattataaaatatagtatattttaataaatgtatcacaatataatttgtttgtatatatgctgcATCTAACTATTTGAAGTAATGTATCTATTGAAGCTTTTTCAAatttggaatgaattaaaacaaCCAAAGCACACTCTTATAATACTACATGTGTGTTCCAATATCTTTGGTTCAAGATATGCTGACTCTAACAACTGAAGCAAATACCTGAACAGATTAACTCAATATCTATGTTGTTAAAGCTCAGCTGAAGTTAGAAAGAACTCACTTTCCATGGCCTGTGGCTCGACGTTTGGTGATAGGTTAACCTCGGGTAATGCAACAGCCATGGCTTGGTAAAGCTGACCTTCCAGTAAAGACAGCAGGAGTTATAATGTTGCTATGTATCTGCTTCTCACTGCTTTATTATATGTCGTTTTACTAGAGCTACTTACAGTGCAGATGTTCTTTTGTATTTCACCGGAATGGCAACCAGAACAATGTTGACTATTAGGAGAGCACCGTCAACTGCAATGAAAACTGATGTTGTTGTCTTTATAGAGGTTGCTGACACTGTTGAATCTAATGAGACAAGGGGATATGACTCAGAAGTAACAAATGTCATGCTCATTAGCTCTGCAGTGTCTGGTTGTGAAATCACTACAACAGAAAGGCGTATAGATTACATGTATAGTTTAGATAGATAGCTTAAAAATGAACTAGACTGATCAACAAAACCAAAGCTATTAGAAGTTAATGAAGAGTATAAGCTAATATAGAATTGGTACACATGCTAAGTTAGTTGCCACTCTCTCTAGACTACAGTACACTCTTTGAAGACTATTTTACACTTTCTTCGAGCAATTGTACACTCCATTTGAGCTACTGTACACTCTATCTGAGCAATCGTACACTCCATCGAAACTATTGTACACTTTCCAATACATGTTGCTCTCAAGTCTTTATCATACCTTCGATAGCCGTTACTTTCTGcatcaaaggtaagaactccatacagtaatGTATGTAATAATGTCACATTTTATAGCAGATGATAAGCACCAGAtaaatctttgtttttttaaatgtaagttgATAATTAGAATCACAAACACGTTTTTGCCTCATACTATCTTATTTTAGGTAGTTTTTTCAGAGTTTGGGATCAGATTAACTAGTATTTAGTTGTTTTGTAAAATAGTTATTGCATTGAAATACAAAAACAttaacatacaagctcagtcctAAAACACattaagctcatatgtcaaaCTATATCTGCATTTGCCACTTGTTAAGATTAGTTTCTCCAACAAGGTCATAATGTCAATAAGTACTCAGAACtttttaaaccctttttatATATCCTAAAGGCATCAgacctacatgtacttgtaaAAAACATGCACTCTGTTTATGTCTGGTAGAGATCTGGTCTCTCTTTCTCTCGGTCTCTCCATATTTCCATCTCTCCATTTCTCCCTCCCTTTCCCTCACTTTCCCTCTCTTTTCCGCTCTTTCCTCTTTCTACCTCCCTtaccctctctttccctctatttccctctctttccctctctttccctttctttccctctctctcctttccTTTTCCTCGTGTTCCCTCTTTTTCCttctctttccccctctctttccctttcttTTCTTCTCTCGTTTcctttctttccctctctcttttcctctctttccttctctttccctctccctctttccctctcctcCTTTCTTTCCTTTTccctgtctctctctctctccctatctccccctctcccctctttctctctttttgcATTCAGTTTCTCTTACATGAATATTCCATGACAAATTCATAGTAGTTGTCTTTGTAATCGGTAATAAAGGTGAAGGTCAGACTCTGGTCTATCAGGTTGAGGTAGAGCGTCGATTGAGCAGCCTCAGTACCACAGATCTGTATTGTGTTATTCTCATACCCGTTCACTCCAGTGATGTTTACATAGTCGAGGCACCTGGACTCTAAGGCCATGTTAGCTTGAGCTGTAAATTCTAGTCTGACTTGAGACCATGGTGGGATATCAGTTATGGTCAAAGCAGAGTTGATGTTATCACTGTACCAGCCTGGGTAGTTTTTGTGAGTGGCGATGTAATTGATTCCTTGTGAAGAGACTCTATGGTGAAAGTGCTTTTCCAAATATATGGGGAGCACCGCTGGAAAAGTAAGAACAACTGAAGAATGAAGAAAAGCAGATATCAAGCGGCAGGTTTATAGTTCAACACCTGATATTAAAATTCAGCAAAAGCATCAAACACATCAATCAGTAGTAATGATACCacacaacaattaaaaataaaaaattttaaaaactgttatttGTCAGATTTTTTGTAGAGCATTTAacgaataatttgttatgataatataaaattattcgGTTTATCATTAAACTAACAGAAAAGGTCAAccaaaacctttaaaaaaagaaGTCATGAAAACAATAAACAGACTTGAGTTGAATAATTTTCAGATAAAAAGTTCATTTTGAGCTTGGTCTGGTATAAAATCTTTACAAATGTATCACTGCAAATTTTGTGTATGATTGCTTGAAAACTTATAAAATTTAGAGTGTCTTTCCTATTGAAAAAACTGCAACAAATTTGAGTAGAATCCTTaaatttagtcattttatagcttaagggttttaataaaaaacctttgttGGTTGGCCTTGGCAATATTTGAAATCAAATGTGTCAATGTAATTCCAACTTGCTAAATTGAGTAAGACAGTATCCGCTCTgcaaaacttactaataagagctgtgagagcaagatTTAGTGACATCGCACGTAACATGGAGGccctatgcatattttaacccagatagtGACTCATATTGTCCAACTAAGCTTAATCGATCAGCTTCCGAGATCATATTTTTTGTGACCTGGAGTTTCCTTGCTAAATATTTAGATGCTATAGTTGGACAGATGAACGATAAATTTTGAGAGATGTATATATCTTAAAGTTTATCATTACACTCACATGAAAGTGCTATCTTGAACTTCTAATCAGGTTGGTGTTTAAGAAAGTAAcatgaaatcaaatatttttgtcaaattgttgaaaaacatagAGCACATGCACATGAAGCTTGGCGAAAATACTGTAACCATGACTATTTTTGCTGAATAGCAAaaacacacacatacgcacactCACACACAAAATGGCAATCATATGCGCGCACACTCGACAGATACACATGCATTAGCACACAtgtatgcatacacacacacagtcACGCACCAACAACAGTGCACACATTCCcacacatgcgcacacatgCGTGTGCATGcgcacacatacgcacacatgcgcacacatgcacacacttACAAGCACACTCaaacacacatgcacatacatgCACACGCAAGCACAAACACATGCATGTCATAAACACATCCTCACCCATTATTATACTCCTTCACGAACACCACACACATtccagatatacatgtacgctCACCACACACACGCCATATGCCTGTGCCTGAGTGAGTGCAAGCATCACACAGACATGCTCTCACACACAAACACGGACATCACATGCATGTTACACCTTCAAACTCACGCACAAACTTACTCACAAGCATAATTGAAAAATATGATGTATCAGTAGATTTTGCAATTTTggaatttttgttttcattttgtgCCTCTTTTAGGCTTTTGTGTATTGCTGGCTTTCTCTTTTTGTATAAATCACATTTTCAAATAAGTATATGCATTTACAATGGAAATTATTTTGTGTGTCCTGTAACAGTAGTTCTTACTTGAGTAAACAAGAAGAACTCATTGATAGGCTTGTTCTTggcttgtaataaactagaaagACATGATGTCTGCATTGGGAGTTACATAGTATGTCAAATCTTTGAAATCACTTCCACAGATTTTGATGTTACCTGACACCTCGAGATAGTTGCTGCAGTTGCTGTCCAACTCAATGCCTGACCTAGCTGTCAAGTCAATTCGGTAGAGAGGGTAAGCTGACACACCAGTCAACGTGAGGGAACATTTGATGTTCCTGCTATAAGGTAATGTAGGGTAGCCTTTGTGGGTAACAATGCGCATGAGGTGTCTCAATGGAGCTGTTCTTTGGCAGTTGGTACCTCGTTGTATGGGAATCATCACTGCTTATCTAAAACTCATTTATTATTTTCCCACTGCTTTTCAGGGTTACAATTAACACGGGTATTGTTAACTTGtacataatttacatatatttagttAACATATCTCtttttaacatatatagtaGCAGCATATGTATGGTTAACATGTGTGAATCCTACACGTATTTTGTTAACAGATGTATTGGTAACATGTTTAATTAACATATATATTGCCAACATGATTATTGTCCATATTGTCCACACATAGTTTTTGTTACTAGGCAgcatatgaaataaaataaagaaatttcTGTTCCCCTTTCATTGCACCTGCTGTCATCCTGTCACCAGAATTGTTACTAGCAAATGACTTGCCACAATGTTACAAGAAAACCTGCACTTTAAACTGCAAGTTACTTCTCCCGATGATCACATGTTATTTTCTTCTTGATTATATAAAGCACCAGTAAGTGGTAGTCAAAATTTAGAAAGATGGCACTAAAAGAAAAGTTAAGATGTACCATCTCACATTAAAACAATAGCTCAATCTCACCCTTCTGACTAGGTTGAATTTTAATCGGGActcataaaaaaattgtaagtAGTTATTCTTACAATGACCAACTACAGTAGATGCTGACATTAAACAGAAGAGCATTCCTTTTAACATCAGTGTTTAGGTTCTCTACAAAGTAGTGAAGAGACCCCATTCTTTACAAAGTTTAAATTATTCATGTATAATTCATAGGCGTAAGGCTCTAATATAAAAGTAAGAAAGTGCATACCGACATCAGCAGCAGGATTGTAACCATCACTTGGTATCCCTTCGACTTCTGAAATCAGTGAAAGTTTAAAATAGTATAAATAACCCAAATGGCATGTTGAAGTAACTTTCAAATCAAAAGCAGTGATTCAATAGTTTCATGGTAatatatagttacatgtatatataataacatgttatatatataactataatatatattctatatataatcAAATTTAAATCAACTCAAAAGCAGTAATTCAATAGTTTCCTGttaatatatagctatatataataacttgtaatatacactatatatatataactaaaatgtatgttagcctatatatacaaaatcaattatatatatatatatatatatagtaagtcAATATCATTCATATATAGTAgctcaatattattatatatagtaaatcattattattgatatatagTTGATCAATATTACTGATATATAATACATCCCTATTATAATATTGTAGGTGAGTATAATTAATATATCTTAAAGTAAAAATAAGAATATACAGCAGACCAATATTTTTTATGTAGGccagataaaatattattattacaatgaaCTTCAGATTTGATacaaatatttgcaaagttatatGGAAACAAAAACTTACCAGAATATTCCGTGACAAACCCAGCATAACCCTCACTGTAGTCTGTGACGAATGTGAATGTTAAGTTTTCTTGTATTGGTTGAAGGTAGAGCGTCGGTTGGGAAGTCTCAGTACCACATATCTGAACTGTGTTTCTCTCGTATCCCCTTACTCCAGTAATGTTTAAATAATCATGACAGTTGTTCTCTAAGGCATTACCACTCCTAGCAACAAATCTCAATCTGATGAGGCTGTCTCGAGAGATGTTAGTCAAGGTAAGTGCTGAGTTAAGATTGTTACAGTATGTTTGCGGACAGTTTTTATGAGTCAAGATGTACAAAGGAGTTATAGGTAAAGCTCTTCTATCATTGTTTCTGCTAACGTCTATGGAGAGAACTGCTGCAGAAAGAAATACAAGTTTGTGTTGAGTGCCTCAATTATAGTAAAAACCGGGATTTTTAAACTGATCAACCACCGGTACTGTCACCGGTCGATGCCGCTCTAAAAACATTAGAGATTgatacaaactataaaataaaatattaaaatatagatAAGTATTAGAAAAAAAGCTGTTattgcataatatatatatatatatatattgtatatctacaaggtgttggtgtttaTGTAAGATGTACGGGATTTTATGAGGAAGTGAGAATGTAATAGAAGTTCAGGCAATTTAGAGAATTGATTTGAGTATTGTATAAAGCAAATATATCATAACACAGTTATCTCATTAGCATTAGGGcatgtgtatgcatgtatgaaATGTATTTACAATGTGCGGAGATTGTCTGTTTTAAGTCTGAAATCTTGATTCCTTTAGCTCAGTCTTAACTATAAAGTCGTTGAATCTTATGTTGATATTCGGAAAAATATATCGTCAAGGTGTGACAACCCTTTAGCCATTGCAATAATCAATTTAGGAAACAGTTTTAAATGGTGAAACCTAGAAGTCCCATTATTAGTCATATATCTTAGTCTCTGAGTAACAAAATACAATTTAGATAATGAGAATAAGGTATTAAAATTTACAGGTAGTTAAGCTTTAATACTCTATTCAACTGGATAAAAACATTCTTAATCATGTACATACGGAATTGTCTGCACTATACATTTACCTAAGTATACAcccataaatacatataaatatatacctatgcacatataatatataatatgtatatacattatgtattatgtatacaaaatataacatttattattgtCAGAAACTATTTTCATACTtcatatattgtttattattatcagaaatattaaaattatacagAATAGTAATAAATAAACTGTCGATGCTTTAATCATAGAGTTAATTCCTTGTTAAACCATGTATAAAAAGCACTTAACTGTTAGTAAACCACCAGTAATATGTTCAAAATTGATATAGATTGGTCTCATCCGGTGATGAATTtgagaaaaataattatttaaattgtaaaTAATACAATCTTTATATATCcttctgtaaaatatttatcCATAAGAAAATTAATTggaaaaaactaataaaaaatatacctGAGTATTATTTTGCTCTTTTCTCATAATCAACTATAGAAGGAGTTAATTTTTGTGGTTCAACAAGTGCATTGcatcatcatttctaatacAGAGTGATCTTGAGTGATGGTGTTGTGCCATGCCACGGTTTGGTGCTTAGCGTGTGGATCAATTTATCGTTTGCTAAGCCTTCAGTGTTGTTCTGGCATGACTGGCTGGTGCAAATGAACCTTTCGCCTTAGCTGGTGGTTGATGAGCTGGTTGTTGATCTGCGACCTCTGTTTTAGCAGACAAACAAGCAGTTAGTTTGCACATTCAAAGTGAGCCAGTTTAGCTAGTTGCCTgcaaatactaaaataattctCGTTACGCAAAGTCCACAAGTTATTTACCGAGAGGCAAAAGATATTAGTTATATCCCAAATTTCTTACAGTATAATGCTAATGTAAAGGAACAAATAGACATCAGTATTTATACTTCTACCAGTATACTGCTAATGTAGAGAACTACATAGACatcagtatttatattattaccaGTGTACTGCTAGCGTAAATGACTACATAAACATCAGTATTTGTATTTTACCAGTGTACTGGTAGTCTAGAGGACTACATAGACATCAGCATT
Above is a genomic segment from Watersipora subatra chromosome 6, tzWatSuba1.1, whole genome shotgun sequence containing:
- the LOC137398443 gene encoding octapeptide-repeat protein T2-like translates to MQKERKRGEGEIGRERETGKRKERRRGKEGEGKRRKERKRERERKETREEKKGKERGKEKEKEGTRGKGKEREGKKGKEREREGNRGKERVREVERGKSGKERESEGKGGRNGEMEIWRDREKERPDLYQT